The sequence CTCAGCTGATTAGGATAAAATGTTGATGTCAAGAGTTCTCAACTGGGTCTCACTTTGACTTCAGTAATCTGTTTTTATATCATGATCTCTCTACTTTCTCATTTGGTCTGAAAACAGTAAAATGAATAATTTGCTTTAAAACAGCACTGGTAGAACAAAAACGTTCAACACATCAGGCAGATTTGAAGGATGTTTGGGTTGACAGCAGATTAGTCAGAAAGGAATGGAGTGGCTACTATTAAAATTACACTGCTCTTAAACAAAACCCTCTTGTAGTACATGTATAAACTTGAAAACCTAATGCTAGTGCATGATAGGAAACATCTACCATAGATTAACTATTAACACTTCCTGTCTGTTTTCACTGTTGACCAGTTGGTCAGCTTGTTTCATTGAATCTAATTGAGACATGTCAGTTCCTAGTGTTTCTGCAGTTCATCCAGAGCATAGACCAGTTTTGCTggttttgaaaattatttcttgAGCTAATTTTGAAACCATTTTTGTGCTTTGAACATTATCTCTAGAAGAACATTTTCCTTCTTTACAGTCTCCTTGTATTTATGAAAAACTTTGTTTTCTGCAAGGAGTATAGCCAATGCTtctttctatttccaatttttttctgGAATTTCAGGTAACATTAATTGTCAGGAAAAATTACGGTAGTATTCTATGTTACTGACAATGATCTATTGTGGAGTCTTTTTATTATTTAGTTCTTATTTCTGAAGCTTTTGTGCAGGTTTTCCCCTCAGCATTCATTGTTTCCCTTCTGCACAAGCACATATGTCAGAATGTTGTTCTTGGTGCTTGTACACAAAATCTGTAATGCAAGAATAATGTGCAGTAAATAATACAGTGCAGTAACTGTAATAAATGCAACACTGCGCCTGTAAACTGGATATTACAAGGTTTATTTGAAGAGGTGGCTTGTTCTGATTGAAGCACTGAAGAGGTTGGCTGTGTTTACTTACAGTTGCCAGAAATAACTTTCAGAGGATGCTGTAACTACATATTAAATTTTGGTGGTTCTGTGTTTATTGGCAGAGTCTAAATGGAGTTTGGCTTAATAAACAGCGCCTGGATCCATCAAAAGTCTATCCTATTGCTGAAGGAGACCGTATCGAGTTGGGAGTGCCTTTGGAAAACAGAGAGACTGCTGAATATGAGTATGAAGTGATTAAAGATGAATGGGAGAAAATTAGACCCTTTTTAGCCCAGAGAAGTGACCTGGGGAAAGCTAAGAGTTCAAGACCTAAACGTAAATTTAGTTTGGAGGAATTGGAGACATGTGAATCAGAAGGCCCTTCAAACTCCAGATGCAAAAGAGACAGAATGTCCTGTGGCAATGAACCTTTAGATAAATCATGGGGACAGGCAGAAGAGGCCAAACGGCTAACAGAGAAGATGGATGTCAAGCTGCCTTCTCCCGGGCCCAGTGAGGGGGACGGTGCTCCAGTGCATGGTAGCCCTGTGCACTCCAAAGCTGTGACTGTCCCCCAGCAGGACCAGAAAGGCTCCGGTCTTGTAGAGTCATGGACTGGCTTGAAAAAGCTGAGGAAATCTCTAGAAGATACAATGAAATTAAAGGTTAAAGTGCAGGAGAAGCAGACTGCAGTTCTAAATGTCAAGCAGAAGCGCAGGAAATGTGATCAGAAGGAGATCCTAGTAATGGAACAGGAGCTGCAGGAGTTGCAGAACCAACTCTGCATGGAGCaagagcatcagcagcagcaggtggaagagctggAGAGGACATTCTGTAAAGAGCAGCAGAAGCTAGAGGTATAGTGGTGGCAATAATTTTGACCTGTGTCTTCACTTTGATGGAATGCCTCATGTAAGGCATTGATCCAAAATAGCTCTTGAACTGTACAGTAACAAAAATAGTGCTTGTGTGATTTACCCCTACTAAAGTTTTCGTGGAAGTATTTAACTGAGCACGTATCACAGTGCATATACCAAAAGAAAGTGCAGAGACAAAAGAGATTTGGCTGCATGGGGAATTCAGAAAAAGGTGCAAAATAAAGCATTTCAGTTGGAAAGAAGCATGTTTTTAAATAAGAAAACGAAAGTCATTGCCTGATCTCTGTTGCTTATAGAGAGGACAAGTTGAAAAGTAATTACTTTAAGTGTGAATATCTCTCAGTATACGGCTGAAGTAAAGCCCAGATTGCATGGCAAGTGCACTGTTTTTACAGTCAATGAAATACTGCATGCCTTAATCCCTGGGGGGAAGGAGATTATTTTCCTACTTTCAAAAAACCCTTTCTTGCAATCTGTAAGTACCTTTAAGCAGTAAGTATATGTGATAAGTTGCTTTTTTGGTAACAGACCAAAATCTGTTTGAACTTGAGACCACTCAAAATCAGGTTTAAAGAAAGTGAGGATTCATCTTGGAGTGAGTCTAATAATTTATTAGTTACTTCCTTAAAGTCCATTGCTAAAGACAAGATAGCAGTATGAGAAGTACAGAAAGTTTGGAGTTGTGTCCTTAGAAACAATGGGACATTTACCTGGAGCTTTAAGTATCTCTGAAGTATTTGAATGTACTCAAAGACAGAGTTGCATCTTTTAGGCTGTTGCTGATCTCTTTGCTTCTATGAATATGCTGGTGCTTTTTGAGCTAGAATAATGTGGAGATATTCCAAATATGGAACTGTAAATGATATATCCATTTTAACTCATCACAGTAAATGGTAGCTCTAATTTCTGTTGTACATATGTAACCCAAGAGTGGAACATATCACTGTTTATTGAAATCAGTGTTGTTTCCTTAAGCATATCCTCTAAAGAGAGTGTGCAGAGTAGTAATTTTCTCTCTTATGTTCttcaagtcttttttttttccccccgcttCTTACCCCACCCAGGGAGAAAGATGTCAACAAGGCGAAGAGAATCTGAAGGAGCAGCTGGCCCAGATCCTGCAAGAGGCAAGTGATTATCAGTCTAGGTTTGGTCTAACTGTGTAGCTCGGATATTTAAATCTTTCCAAATGTTGTGGCCTCTTGGTAGAAGACAAGGACTGCGCCTTAGGTGACTGAAGAAACCTAACTGAAGTGAAAGAGTAACCTGGAAGAGGGAATGCAAAGTGTGATGGCACTGGGAAGGTCATAAATAACTGGCAGTGCATTCCAATTTTAAGTTAAGGATAAACTGCCTTAACACCTCAACTTGCATGTGTTGCTCTTCTAGGAGAATAGGAGAAATGAGTGTGCTGAACCTTATAACTATGGCCACATATCTTTAATAGGATAGCTTAGAATGGTACCCTTATAACTTCTGGAATGGTGTTGTTACAGCATCGTGCTTTGATGGAAGAACTGAATCGTAATAAAAAAGATTTTGAGGAGATAATTCGAGCCAAGAATAAAGAACTGGAAGAAACCAAGGTAAGGAATAACTGCATTCTTAGTTTTATTCATAAGTGAAACATGATATGCTGCATGAGCAGAGGAAATGGTTTATTTAACATTTGTCTTGGCTCTGCCTGGCCTCCTATAGTGCAAAATTTCTGTGTTTTGAGATGGCAGCTGACACTGGAAGGAGGCACCTTGCCCTTTTCATAAATTGGTGTCAAACAGTTGTTACTAGATCTTTCTCAATCATAAAGAAAGCCCATAGCAGCTGAACAGTGCATTTTGGAAGAGAAATGGTCCCATTGCACCCTTtctttgaaaaacaaacaaacaaaaaatcaagccagaaataacaggaaaaaaaatccactgaCAAACCAAAAGTGTTTGAAAAGTGAGGTGCTTCATTTTCAGTTAAAGTGTATTCAAGTAAAAGTGCATTGTGACAGCAGTTCCAGAAGGGATTGAAGGACAGAACTAATGTGGAATTTGAATAATGAATGAGATAAACCACAGTTCTTCCTGCCCTTGACACAAAGTGATGAGTAGAAAATAATTAAGGAGATCCTTTCCTGTGTCTTACTTTTGGAAGTTATCACATTGTCCACCACTGgcagtttgctttgtttttttaatgtcatCTTTGGAAATTTGTTGCTGTTTCAACTATAGCTTCAGTTAGTAGAATTTTCCTGTTATTTTTAGAAAATACAGCAAGCACTTAGCCTAATCAGCCTAATTTAACtcttaacaaacaaacaaaaagattaTTAGGTTGTTAAATGCAAGTAGATGTTTTAAACtttattccttctttttttttgtttttgaggtGTTTAGTCTGTTGAGTGTTCTGCTTTTTATATCAGACACCAAAAAAAAACTGATTTAAGCCAAACTCTTGCTAGGAACAGGTTGAAAAAGATTCTGAAAAGATTGATCTGCTGGTAGTTCCTTTAGGCTGAAGGGAATTTTGGGTAATAGCTGTTCTCTCTTCCAAGTTCTCTGTAGTGGGTGGGAATATTCCCAATACTGCTGAGACTACAAAGAGGAAAGAGATTACAGATCTGGGTATGTGATAGATATCCACTCCACTTGACATGTGGAGATCTGCAGTATGATTTTCTTCCCCTGCCCACACTCATGCCAGTTGAGAAAAACCTTGTTCTTTGTTGATACACAACAACATGTACTTTTCcaccaggaggagaaggaaaaggtgaGAGCCCAAAAAGAAGAGGTGTTGAATCAGATGAATGATGTGTTGGAGAATGAGTTGCAGTGCACAATCTGTTCTGAGCACTTTATCGAGGTATGTTTAAACCTGTATGGGTTTGCCAGTAAAAAAGAGACTTCAGAAGCTTTCCATAGCTCTAGTAACACAGTATTTAAGCCCTTTTCCTTGCTTACCTTGTTTAACAGTCCCAAGAGACCCACAGTGAGTTCTTATGGGAAAGAGTTGATCCAGAGATCTATTCTGTCTGCCCTGACTATTCTTTGCTCGACTGCAAGTTCAGCTTTAATGTCTCTATCTGCATAGACAAGAGTGCTTAATCCTAAAATGCACATAAGTTTGGAGCACTTGTGTAGATTTTTGAACTGGTGCCCTGAGTTGCTGCTGACAGCTGCCTGGGGCTGACTAGAGTTGGACTGTCTGAGGTTTAGCTATATGGAGAGGTTAGTAAAGGAAGGGAGGTATAGTATTCAATCAAGTCTTGGTATGTTTATATTGTtcagataatttttttctttgagaaATTGGCCTGTTTTAATGAAAACAGGCCAATTTCTCAAAGAAAAAGATTATCTGAACAATATAACTGATTCTACAAGTAATAGGCTATGTAATAGGCTATCTGAACAATATAACTGATTCTACAAGTAATAGGCTATTACTGATTCTACAAGTAATAGGCTATGCTTGTCCTGTAGACTATTATTTTTGTTTATGTTTTGCTGTAAGGTCAGTTTCATGACATTATTGTTTTACTATGGGAAACCTGTTGTATTAGCCTTGTTTTAATGGCTTAAGAGCTAGCTGAAATTTTAATTTCTGG comes from Melospiza melodia melodia isolate bMelMel2 chromosome 3, bMelMel2.pri, whole genome shotgun sequence and encodes:
- the RNF8 gene encoding E3 ubiquitin-protein ligase RNF8 — encoded protein: MAVHGVPCLAWCLRRVGASGDWLLLEAGTQVTIGRGLDITYQLVSKTCPLMISRKHCVFQQNAEGQWTVKDNKSLNGVWLNKQRLDPSKVYPIAEGDRIELGVPLENRETAEYEYEVIKDEWEKIRPFLAQRSDLGKAKSSRPKRKFSLEELETCESEGPSNSRCKRDRMSCGNEPLDKSWGQAEEAKRLTEKMDVKLPSPGPSEGDGAPVHGSPVHSKAVTVPQQDQKGSGLVESWTGLKKLRKSLEDTMKLKVKVQEKQTAVLNVKQKRRKCDQKEILVMEQELQELQNQLCMEQEHQQQQVEELERTFCKEQQKLEGERCQQGEENLKEQLAQILQEHRALMEELNRNKKDFEEIIRAKNKELEETKEEKEKVRAQKEEVLNQMNDVLENELQCTICSEHFIEAVTLNCAHSFCSYCINEWTKRKVECPICRQEIKSQTRSLVLDNCINRMVEKLDVEMKEHRLSLIRERKEKQNVMVKPATDSDNGVPSTTYSISSMNSCDSEDSEEDFSYSESYYVI